The genomic segment AGACGCCGGGCGCAGGCATCAAGAAGGCGAAGTTCTTGGGTATCGGCTTCGTGGTTGCCGCGCTGATGACCTTGGCGACCCATCACAAGATTCAACTCCTGCCCGAGGCGCTGCCGCTCGGTCCGTGGATTCAGTCGGCGTTCGGGGTCGGAGACCGAGGCGGGCTGTCGCTTGCGTTGATGGGGACGACGCTCGCAATCAGCATGGCGAACTTCGGCGCGGGCATGTTGGCTGGACGCGGGGGCCTGGCCTTCGCCATCGGCGGCGTGATGGCATGGTGGATTGTCGGCCCCTTTGTCGTCAGTCAGGGTTGGGCTCCTCCAGCTGCCAAGGGAGACGAACTGGTCGGCGTCGTCTACGGCACCATGCTGCGCCCCACGGGCATCGGCATTCTGATTGGCGGCGCGTTGGCGGGCGTGGTGGCGGCCTTTCCGGCCATTCGGGGCGCGATCGCCTCGCTTTCGGGGGCAGCAAAGCTGGCGAGAGAAGGCGGGCACACCGCGGAGGAACTTTCGCCCAAGGTGTTGGTGACAGGGCTCGTGGCCAGCGTGCTCGCGCTGATGGTGGTCACGGTCGTGGCCAGCGCCGACGCCGCCGGTGAGCTTCACATCGGCGCGGCGATCGCAGCGGCCATCGCCGGTGCGATTTGGATCGCCCTCGCTGGCTTGATCGTGGCCCAAGCAACTGGGGCGACGGACATCTCGCCTCTCTCGGGGCTGGCATTGATCGCCGTGACCCTGATGCTCGCGATCACGAGTGGCAACGTGGTGGTCGCAGTTACCATCGGCGTGGCGGTGTGCATTGCCACCAACCAGTGCGCGGACATGATGAGCGATCTGAAGACCGGTCACTTGATCGGCGGAGTGCCGCGGCGACAGCAGCTCGCGCAGTTCGCGGTGGCCTGGGTGGGGCCTGCCATCGCCATCGGAACGACGATCTTGCTGTGGAAGGCGGGGCCCGGGGGCACGCAGGGCTTTGGCCCGGAGAGCCGAGCGTGTCTCGAAAAGCTGCCCGGCTGCCTGCCTGCACCCCAGGCCAGCGTGCTGCAAGGCATGATCAAGGGCGTGCTCAGTGGGCAAGCGCCGGTGGACAAGTACGTAGCGGGCGCGGCGATCGGTGGCGGTCTCGCGCTCTTTCCCATCGGCGGCCTGGGCGTGCTCATCGGCCTCGCCATGTATCTGCCCTTCGACATCACCTTCGGCTATGGCATCGGCTGTCTCATCACCGTTGCGCTCGAGAAGTCCAAGGGGCACCGTTTCGTCAGCGACTCGATCGTACCGCTCGCGGCAGGTTTCATCGTGGGGGAAGCACTCACGGCGCTCACGATGACGTTGATCGAGCTTGCGGGTGGGGGAGGTGCTGCGTGAAGTTTCGCGTTCACGTTCTGCTCGTAGCGGGTGGGGGAGGTGCTGCGTGAAGTTTCGCGTTCACGTCCTGCTCGTAGCGGGTGGGGGAGGTGCCGCATGAAAGTGCTCGGTCACGGACTGTTCGTGACGGGTGTGCTCGTCAGCTCCTGCTTTGCGGCGCGTGCGGTGACACCCACCGCATCTGGGCCCGACGGCGTGATCACAGCGAAGGATCGTGTGCAGGCGTGGGGCGAAGCCGCAGGCGCGCCCTTCGCAGTCGGCGTGGTACTGATGGTAGCCGGCGGCGTGCTCGCGCGTCGGCGTCGTCGCGGCGGCATGGCTCAGGGCACCGAGCATCCCGGCGGCGCGCCCGAAGGCGCCGTGGATCTCGCTCTCGAGGGTGAGGCTCCCCACGCCCGCGTGGCGACCGGCAGCCATCGCCCGCCGCGACGCGTCGTCGAGGCCATACGCGACAAGCTCGCAGCGCTGGATGCCAAGAGCGATCCCCAGACAGTGTTCACCGCGGTCGACGACATCTTGGAGAACGACGTTCCCGAGCTACTCGAACAACGCCAAGCGCTAATCGACGATCTCGGGCTCGCGAAGTTCGCCGAGATGATCGGCCACTTCGCGATGATGGAGCGCAACGTGGCTCGTGCCTGGAGCGCCATCACCGATGGCGCCGTGGGAGAGATCCCGGAGTGCCTTGCGCGCGCGAAGCTCGGCATCGAAATGGCGCGGGGGGTCTTGGGGTAGGCCGTCGGCCGATTCCTACGGTCTGCGTTGGCGCTGGCTCGTGAGGGCCTTGGTCGGAAAGTAGTAAGGGTCGCCGTCGACCAGGCCTCGGTAGAGTTCGAGCGTCGCACTGGAATCCCCTTTCACCAGGACTACCAGCGACACCATGTCGGCGACGCGACCTTTGGCGGCCCCTCCGATGGGATCGTACTCGTCGTCGAAGTGCCCATGTCGCAGAGCGATCAGGGCGCGTTGGTCCGCGCGGCGTGCGTTGACGGTCTCGAATGCCCCCACGCGCGCTCCTCCTTCCAGCCTGACGTCTCGCACGACTGCCTGGGGTCGCGGCACGGTCCAGCCCAGTGCTTCGAGGCGTCTTGTCAGCGAGTTCGAGTTGGACAAGTCGAACTTCGCTCTGCCCAGGTTGTAGGCCGGCTGCTTCCACGGGCCAACCGGGTTGACGGGCGCAGGAGTTGTGGGCCTCGCGCTGGGGGAGGGCGTAGCCGCTGGTTTCGCTGTCGTCGCGACAGCCTCGGGGGGACGGGGCGTAGAGGCCGAGGGCGCGGGGAAGCCGCCTACGCCGCGCCGGCTGTCGCAAGCTGCCACTAGCAGCAGGCACACGGCGAGTCCCGGGTGACCAAATGTACGTCGCAACGTCATGACGTGTCATCGTGCGCCGTGCGCGGACCGTGACCTACAGTCCGTGCGGCAGCGCCACGACATTCGTGCGGGGGCGCGCTAGAGCTGCAGCGTGACGCCGTTCTTCCCGGTCTGGCCCGCTCCGGCAGTGCTGCCCTGAGTGTTCGTGCCGCCATTGCCGCCGAAGCCGGGTGAGCCCGTGACGCAAGTGTTGCCGCTTGCCGTCAGGCTCACCGCTGAGGCGTACCCCACGCAGGCACTGGGCCCGCCGCCGCCGCCGCCGCCGGGGCCGCCCGCGCCGGCGTTGCCACCCTTGCCGCCGGGGCCGCCGTCGGCACTGTCGTCGCGCCCGCTGCCCTTCGGGCCCGACGCGCCGCCGGTCTGTCCGTTCGCGCCGTTACCGCCCTTGCCGCCGGTGCCGCCGTTCTTGCTGTCGATGGTATTGCCCGTGACGATCATGGTGCCGGCGCTCGCGAACACGCCGAAGCTGCCGCCGCCGCCGCCGCCGCCGGCTCCCTTGAGACCACCAAGGCCGCCGCAGCCACCCGAACCACCGCCGCCTGCACGATCTGCGTTGCACGTGGGCACACAGATCCCGTTGATGTACGCGATGCACTCGGAGCCGCCGCCGCCGCCGCCACCACCGCCGCCGCCCTTGCCGTTGGTGCCGTTCGTGCCGCTGGTGCCGGATGCTGGAACGTAGCCGTTGATGGACACGACGCCGATGTTGGCGCCGCCAGTGCCGGAGTTGCCGCTCGACCCGCTAGCGCCCTCGCCGCCTTCGCCGCCCGCGGTGCTCACGGTAGCGCACTGCTTCGACGAGGGGCCGGCCGTTCCGCCGACCGCGCCGCCGCTGCCGGGATCGCCTTTGGCGCCGTCGCCGTTGTTGTAGCCGCCGTTGCCGCCCTTGCCGCCCGGTTCGGCACAACTCGGTTGGGGACCCCCTTGGCCCGTTCCGGTGCAACCGTCGCAGCCTTCGTCGCCCTTGTTGCCCGTGGGTGCCTGCGCTTGGGCGTGAGGCGTGCCGTCGTCTCCCGCCTTGCCGTCTACGCCGGGGCCTGCGCTGATCTCGTTGTAGCGCACGTACAGCGTGGAGGTGCCCGAGCCCATGCGCACGCCGTAGGTGCTGGACCCCGGCGTGTTGATGTCAGTGCCTGCCGTGATCTTGATGCCTTCGATGTGGGTCTCTTTGTCGACCTGCGGCGCGTGGAAGACGGTGCCTGTCGCGTTCACGCGGGTGGTGGCTGCAGCCGAGCGACGGAACTTGAAATTGGCGTCGTTCTCGTCGAAACCGCCGTAGACGCTGATGCCGCTCTCGACGACAACGTTCTCGTTGTACTGATTGCCACTCACGCAGACCGCGGGAACGCTCTTCGACTTTGCGTAGGCGATGCCGCCCATGATGGTCTTCAGCGGCTTATCCCGGGTACCGTCACCGTTGGTGTCGTCGCCGGACACGCTGCTGACGTACACGCACTGCTCGACCAGGCCATCGCCGCCGTCGCAGTTGTCGTCGTCGTAATTGGGATCGATGGGATCCGCGTTGCCCTTCTTGGTGCAGCTGTACTCGCAGCCGCAGGTACCCGTCAGCGGGTTCTTGTCGATGTCCCACATGTTCGCGGGGCAACCTGTGGAGCACGGGCCTGCGTCCGCGCCACCTTGTCCACCGCTACCGCCCAGTCCTGCGTCGTTACCCGCCGCACCCGACGCGCCACTAGCACCCGACGCGCCGCTGGCACCCGACGCGCCCGAGGCACCGCCCGTCGCACCGAAGCCACCGCTGCCGCTGGTGCCGCCCGTGGCACTGCCGCCACCGGCGTCGAAGGCACCGGAGCCGCCCGTCCCGACCGGTGCAGTGTCCGCATCACCACCACCAGCGCACGCTACCGAAAAGACTGAAAGACAAACCAAAAGCAATGAAGCCGCTAGGCCACGAGTCGCCATGGGGGGGAGTGTGCCGCGTCGCGGGGGTTCGAACAAGGCGAGGTAGGGGTACAGCCCGCGCTTTCCGCCGGACGAACCGGCAGAGCGGGACGGCTTTTGCTATGCTGGACCGCGCGGCGGGCGCGAGGCCATGACATCAGCGATTCGCAAGGGATTCTGGGTTTTTCCGCTGCTGGGCGCGGCCTTCGCGGCCTGCAGCTCGGATGCGAGCGCGCCCCCGGGTTCCGGCGTGGCTGCAAGCGGCGGCACGGGGGGCGGCGGGGGCAGCGGAGGCTCGATCATCGTGGACGCCGGCGGATCCGGCGGCCTCGACCCGGACGCCTCCTGCGGCGCCGTCAGTGAGAGCGCGAAGAACTCGCCGCTGCACCTCTACATCATGCTCGACAAGTCGAGCAGCATGGCGGGCAATCAGTGGACCAGCGCGGTCGCCGGCTTGAACGCGTTTCTTGCCTCCGCGGACTCGGCGGGCGTGAGCGTGGGGCTCAAGTTCTTCCCACGCGAAGCGGATGCGACCCCGGTGTGCGATCAGAAGGCGTACTCCAAGCCAGATGTCGCCTTCGGAGTATTGCCGGGCAACGCGAGCGCGTTGGCCGCAGCGCTGGGCGCAGCAACGCCGAACGGGCTGTCGACGCCAACCTATCCAGCCCTTGGCGGCGGGATCTTGAAAGCGATCGAACTCGCACAGAACAATCCCGGTGATGCTGCGGCGGTGCTCCTCGTCACCGACGGTGTGCCCCAAGGGCCGGCGTCTGTATGCGGCACGGTCAACCCCGAAGACTGGAACGAGATTGCCTCCCTCGCCGCAGCGGGCGCGAACTTCAATCCGCCGGTGACCACCTACGTGGTGGGACTTCCCGGCGTCGATCAGTCCTTTGCCAATCAAATCGCCAAGGCGGGCGGTTCGTCCGCGGCCATCTTGGTCAGCAACACCAACGTGCAGGCGGAGTTCGAGAAGGCGCTGGCCAAGGTCCGCGGGCAAGCGCTTCCCTGCGAGTACGAAATTCCCGACAAAGTCAGCAAGGGCGAGATCGCCTACGATTTCGTGAACGTCGTACTGCAGTCCGGCGGCAAGTCCACGAATGTGTTGCAGACGTCAGACTGCAACCTAGGTGCAGGCTGGTATTACGACGACCCGACTGACCCGAGCAAGATCTTGCTCTGCCCAAGTGTGTGCGCGAACTTGAAGCAGGACTTCACTGCCAGTCTGCAGATTCTCATGGGCTGCAAGACGCAAGTGGTTCGCTGAGCGCTGCGCGCATGAGTGACGAAGCAAAGCTGCGCGCCGCGATCCAGGCCCTCGAAGCGCAGCGTCTTTCGTTGGGCAACACCGTGGTGGACACGGCCACCGCAGGGCTTCGCGAGAAGCTGGCTCAGCTCGGTTCCCTCAGTGGAGACACGCGCCAGCTGGTGAGCGTCCTCTTCGCCGACGTCTCGGGCTTCACCAAGCTGAGTGAGCGCCTGGATCCCGAAGAAGTCCAGGCGCTGCTGAAAAAGGTGTGGGCCGAGCTCGACGCGGTGATCTTGTCGCGCCGCGGCCACATCGACAAACACATCGGCGATGCCGTGATGGCCGTGTGGGGCCTCTCCGGCGCACGCGCCCGAGATGCGGAAGACGCGGTGCGGGCGGGACTCGAGCTGCAGCGTCAGCTCGGCGCGCTCTGTCGCCGCGAGGGCCTCGAACTCGCCATGCGCGTGGGCATCAACTCTGGGCCCACCAGCGTTTCCCGGGTGGCATCGACGGGCGAGTGGAACGTGATCGGCGACACCGTGAACGTCGCCTCGCGCCTCGAACACGCAGCGGCACTCGGAGCAGTGCTGATCGGCAACGACACCGCGGCGCAGGTGGCGGACGCCTTTGAACTCGAACCGCAGCCGCCCCTCACCGTCAAAGGCAAGCAGGAACCTCTGACGACTTTCGTCGTCAAGGCGCCTCGCGCGGCCTCGGTGCGCTTGCCCTCGCACACGCTGACGGGCGTGGGCGCGCCCTTCGTCGGTCGCGCGGCGGAGCTGGGCGAACTCCTGACGCTCTATCAGCGCGCGCGCGCTGGCGAGACCCTTGCCACGTGCATTTGCGCCGAAGGCGGCGTGGGCAAGAGCCGACTGCTCGCCGAAGCCACGCGGTTGATTCGCCTGCAGGCGGATCCGATCTTGCTCGTAGAGCATGCCTGCGAGGCAGAGGGGGAGCAGCGGCCCTTCGGCCTTCTGGCAGGCTTGATCCGGAACCTGGCGGGGCGTGGCGGCGACGAGCCGGTCCGAGGATTCGCTCGCCTGCTCGAGCGGTATCTAGGCGCGGATGTGGCGGGAGAGGCTCAGGAGTTCATCGCCTACGTGCTCGGTTTCGGCGCGGCGACGTCCGCGTTGCAGCGCTTGGAGCGTGACCCGCGGCAGATCCGCGGGCGCGCGGAGGTGTTGTTGCTCCGACTGTTCGAAGCTCTTTGCGCGGAACGCACGCTGGTCTTGTTGGTCGAGGAGCTTCAGCGTGCGGACGGAATGTCCCTGACCTTCTTGGCGCGCCTTCGGGAACGGGCGAAGGGCTTGCTGCTGCTGGCCACGGCACGCCCGGATCTGTGGCAACGCCCGGATGCAGATCTGAGCTGGTGGCGCCGGTTCGACCTCGCTCCTCTAGGTCGCAGCGATACACACCAGTTGGCCCAGTCGCTGCTCGGAGCCGCCGCCGAGCTGCCGGGGTGGGTCGCGGATTTTTTGGTGGAACGCAGCGGCGGCAATCCCTTCTTCTGCGAGGAACTGCTGCGCGCTCTGCTCGAACGCGGCGTCGTGCGCGTGGACGAGCAGGGCGCATGGCGAGCGAGCGAGCGCCCCGCGTCCTTTTCGCTACCGCCGCGCCTGGCGCCCTTGGTGCTGGAACGCCTGGGCCATGTCAGTACAGCGGCTCGTGTGCTCTTGGAGCGCGTGGCTATCGTCGGACCTCGCGCCGAGCGAGCGCGCGTCGTCGCCTTGCTGGATGGGCCACCGGATGATTCGGCGCTGGACGAACTGCGCCAAGCCAACCTATTGCGCTTCGCTGACGGTCCAGCCGATGCGGAGCTCGGCTTCGTCCACTCCCTGACCTGGGAGGTCACCTACGAGTACACGTTGCTCGAGACCAGGCGCTCGCTACACGGTCGCCTGGCGGACCGGCTGGCGCAGGATGCGAACGCACCGCCTCAAGAAGTCGCACACCACTATCGCGCCGCTCGGCGCTCGGGCGAGGCCGCGGAGTTCTATGCGCGCGCAGGGGAGCGCGCGCGGCGCGCGGACTCAGTGGCGTTGGCCACGCGCTTCTTCGGCTTGGCGTTGGAGTTGAACGGCGGCTCGCGGGGCATCGAACTGCGCGCTCATGAGGGCCTAGGCGAGCTGGAGATGCGCAGCGCGCGCTACGAGAACGCCGTGGCGTCGTACCGCGCCATGCTCGGCGCGGCGGCCGCGGAAGCGTCTCCGCTGGCACAAGCACGAGCGCACAACGGCTTGTCCTGGGCCTTGGCGCAGGCGTCCAAGCCCACCGAGGCTGCGCTCGCTGCCGAGCAGGCCGCCGAGATCGCTGGCTCGACCTTCGACACGGCGCGCGACGACGCACGCCGCCAGGCGGCAGCCCTGGAGCTAGCGAACGCTTGGCACAACCTCAGCTGGGCGGCCGTGCTGGTCGCCGACGCGGACCAAGCGCTGGCGGCCGCGGAAGAAGGCTTGGCCGTCGCCGAGCAAGCGGGTGCCGAGCGCGAACAAGCGCTGTGTCTCAACCTGATCGGCGTGGTGCACTACCACTTGCTCGACCGCTACGCCGAAGGCGCGCGTTACCTGGAGCAAGCCCTCGAACGCTATCGCGCGATGCCGGATCGCTGGGGCATCGCCTGCCAACTCAACAACCTGGGCGACTTGGCTCGGCTGCGCGGCGATCCCGCCGCTGCCGTCGGCCTCTTGGAGGAAGCGTTGGAGATGACGCGCGCCATCGGGCACACGAGCCAGGAGTTGGTCGTGCTCACCACGCTGGGCGCCACGCACAACGCCCTCGGTCAGTGCGAGCAAGCCGTGCGCGTGTTGCGCCAAGCGCTTTCCCTTGCCACGGTCGGAGAGCCCTTCACTCGAGGCAGCTGTCTGGCGTCACTGTGCGACGCCTTGGCGGTTCTGGGGCAAGGTGAAGAAGCGGCGCGAGCTGGCTGTGAAGCGCTGCAGATCGCGGGCCAGGACACCACCGTCTTTCGCGGAGAAGCGCTGCGCGCGTTGGGCCGCGCGCTCGCCAGCACCGGGCAGCCCGTCGAGTGCGCAGGTCGCCAGTGGGATGCGGAAGCGTGCTTCGCGGGCAGCGTCGCGGTCTTCCACGAGCTTGGCCAAACCGAACAGCGCGCCGAGAGCTGCCGGCGTTGGGCGGAGTTCGAGCGGGCACGCGGCGAGCGCGCTCGCGCCGACGAACTGATCGCCGAGGCAAGCCGAGCGCGGGATTCGGAATGAATTGGCTTCGCGGCTGACGCCTCGTTCACGAAGGCGAGTGGCGCCCTGCTCCACGCGGCGTAGGCCGTGTTTTCGTTGCGAGATACGCGGTCATCTGCTGTAGTTGGCAGATGGGAAAGTGGATGATCGCGGGGTTGGCGCTATCGATCTGTGTGCTGGGCGTCGGCGGCTGCAGTGATGATGAAGTAGAGGACGGCAGCGGCGGCTCCGGTGGAGCATCCAGTGGCGGCACCGGAGGCAGCTCGGGCTCGGGCGGTGCTTCCGGATCGAGTGGTAGCAGTGGCGCGAGCGGATCCAGCGGTGCGAGCGGGTCCGGCGGCGCCGGGGGCGCGGACGGAGGTGCCGGAGCTGATGGGGGCGACGCGGCGGCGGATGCCGCGACCCATCCCTTCAAGGCCAGCCTCAGCGCTGTCGACTACACCGTCGAGTGCAAGGTGGATGCCGGCGGCGATCAGATCGCCGGTAGCTTCAACGCCGACTACGACAACACTGCGAACTCGTCTCCCGTCTTGGGCACCCTCAGCGTCACGCTCACCCTGATCGACGGATCGAACACCATGACTTGGACGCACATTCCGAGCCCCGCTGCCACTGGCACCTTGGCTGCTGGCGCGACGAACACCGTCAAGCACATCAACGTGCCGGCGTCGGGGTCGGGCAGCGACGAGCCTTGCAACTACTGCAGCGGCACCATGACGCTGAAGGTGGACTGGAAGCTGGATGACGACGCCGGCAGCGTCGTCAGCGACACCTTCGGTCCCGTCAACGTCAAGTGCAATCAATGACTCGATGCCGGCGCACTCGCGGCCTAGACAAGTCCTTGGGATTGTAGGGTCTCGACGCGCGGCGCCCCGACCGTCGCCTCCCGCGCCGAACGTCGCGCGCGCAGGTTTCAGAGCAAGAGTTCACAGGAAGTGCGGAAGATCGGAAGGTCGGAGCGGATTCGATAGCTTTTGCGAACTTCGCCGCTCGCCGCAGCCGGGACTCATCGCGACCTGCGACGCTTTGTTCACCGCAAAGACGCAAGGAGCGCGGAGCCTCGCCAAGGGTGCTTTGGGGGAGCGTCAGTAGCCCGCACACAACCCACTCCCTTGGCGTCGCTTGGGCGCTCGTCGCGCCTTCGCGGTTGTCGAAGGCTTCGGGTTAGAAGACGACGAGGGGCTAGGGAACGACCCAGGTGCCGCCTAGCCCGGTGCAGACGGATTCCGCTTTGGTGAGGGAGTCGTACCCCGTGTAGTAGAAAGTCTGCTGTACGCTATCGCACCGAGCGATGACGTCGGCGGACGGGCACGCGGTGCCGGGAGTGCCTCCGTCGGTCGTGCATTGGTCGGCCGCCGCTTGCCAGCCCGGACTACTCTGCGGGATCGGCATCTGGAAGCACGCGAACTTGGCCGGCGTGTTGCACGAGAAGCCGCCTCCGCTGGATCCGCCGCTGGCCCCAGTGGCGCCGGTGCCACCACCGTCGCTGCCGCCAGCGCCTCCACTTCCGCTGCCGTCGTCGCCTCCATCGCACGCTGGAAGCGGTACGAGCGCAAATGCCCACATCAACGGAACGATCCACGCTCTCATCTTGCCCTCCAGGCCAGCACGCTGGCTCGTGCCATCAATCTCTCAGAGGTCGCGCGCCACGGCAATGGCGCTCTTTCGACACGGCGGTCTATCGGCCCGAGGTGACCTCAACCCACGAGGCCGGGGATGGTGCCGCTGACTTGACCCAGGGTGCTCGGGCCGCCCAGGGCCTGCATCACGGTGGTGAGCACCTTGGCGGGGTGCTCGTTCTGAGCGCGGATGTGTTTGCCACCGCTCGCGTTCAGGCCGCCGCCCTTGCCGGTCGCGATCATGATCATGTTCTCGCTGGAGTGGGTGGTGCCCTGGCGATCTTGCTCGGGATCGTAGCCCCAGCCGCCCTCGAAGCAGAGGATCATCGCAGTGTTGTCGAGGATGCTGCGCCCGTCGACGTCCTGGCTGTCGCGCAGCTTTTGAGCCAGACGGGCGAAGTGCTTCACGTGCCACGCCACTCCGTCGGCGACGGCGTTGGCGCCCTTGTCACCGCCCCCGACGCTGTAGTGGCCGAGTTCGTGCAGATCGCTCGGGTAGCCGAACACGGGATTCATGTTGAGGAAGCACTGCGAGAAGGTGAACATCAGTGAAGCGACGCGGGAGAGATCGCAGACGAAGGCCATGTGGATCAGATCCACCATCACCTGGGCGCGGAGTTCCTCGTCGCTCCACGCTCCGTTGCCCGCGTAGCCACCGGTGTCGCCGTTTTCCACCGCGCCGCCCACGGCGGGATCCGAGCCGGGGTCGGGCAGGACCTTGCAGGCGCTGCCATCGGGTAGGGGCACGGCTTCGAGACGCTTCTCCAAGCCGCGCAGTTCGTCGAAGTGCTGCTGCATGCGGATGCGGTCCGCGGCGCCCAAGCGCTTCGTGAGGCGCTCGGCGTCGGCACTGACCAGATCGATCACGCTCTTGCGGCGATTCAGCAAGCGCTTGGCCTTTTCCGCTTCGGCAGGGTCTGGCGGAATGAAGCCGCTGAAGAGATCTTGGTACGCCACCTGGGGACTGAACTGCGGCGTGATGCGCTCCAGGTTGCCACCGTTCATGCGCGCGCTCATCAGGCCGCGGTTGCCACCGGTGCCGTTGCTGCCGCGGTAGTACGCAGCTTGAACGCGGTAGCTGAGCACCGGACGGGTCGCGGCGGTCGGGCCCGCCAAGAGCTCCGAGAGGCTCCAGTCCGAGGTCGGGCCCTGCAACTTCTCGTCGTCGTCGTCGGGGCTCTTCATGCCCGTGAGCATCGGGTTGACGCTCATCGAGTGCCAACGCACGGCGCGGCCCGCGCTCGGGATGTTTGCGCCAGAGCCCCAGGGGATCTTCATGCCCGAGACGATGCTGGTGACGTCGTCGACGCCATGGTCACCAAGGGGGCCGAGCCCGCGCGTCAGGTTGCCGGCCAGCGGGCCCTCGGACGTGGGCACCACGAAGTCGCGGCTCTCCATGCCGATGGAGGTCCCGCCGAAAGCGATCATGTAGCGCTGCGGCGCGCTGGGGCTCGCCGCCGTCGCGCGGCGAGGGGCGAACAACT from the Polyangiaceae bacterium genome contains:
- a CDS encoding OPT/YSL family transporter, whose amino-acid sequence is MTEAAAAGPSPPATYREITVGAIVLGVVQGMLMTSAFVYVGLKLGFGLPGSSVAAILGFALLRGVGRKALKIPGCGSIVENNINQTVASGVNTASAGVVFTFPALLLLGLDYSFYTVLLAAVAGSFMGIVVIIPLRKQLIEIERLKFPSGVAVATILKTPGAGIKKAKFLGIGFVVAALMTLATHHKIQLLPEALPLGPWIQSAFGVGDRGGLSLALMGTTLAISMANFGAGMLAGRGGLAFAIGGVMAWWIVGPFVVSQGWAPPAAKGDELVGVVYGTMLRPTGIGILIGGALAGVVAAFPAIRGAIASLSGAAKLAREGGHTAEELSPKVLVTGLVASVLALMVVTVVASADAAGELHIGAAIAAAIAGAIWIALAGLIVAQATGATDISPLSGLALIAVTLMLAITSGNVVVAVTIGVAVCIATNQCADMMSDLKTGHLIGGVPRRQQLAQFAVAWVGPAIAIGTTILLWKAGPGGTQGFGPESRACLEKLPGCLPAPQASVLQGMIKGVLSGQAPVDKYVAGAAIGGGLALFPIGGLGVLIGLAMYLPFDITFGYGIGCLITVALEKSKGHRFVSDSIVPLAAGFIVGEALTALTMTLIELAGGGGAA
- a CDS encoding VWA domain-containing protein, with translation MTSAIRKGFWVFPLLGAAFAACSSDASAPPGSGVAASGGTGGGGGSGGSIIVDAGGSGGLDPDASCGAVSESAKNSPLHLYIMLDKSSSMAGNQWTSAVAGLNAFLASADSAGVSVGLKFFPREADATPVCDQKAYSKPDVAFGVLPGNASALAAALGAATPNGLSTPTYPALGGGILKAIELAQNNPGDAAAVLLVTDGVPQGPASVCGTVNPEDWNEIASLAAAGANFNPPVTTYVVGLPGVDQSFANQIAKAGGSSAAILVSNTNVQAEFEKALAKVRGQALPCEYEIPDKVSKGEIAYDFVNVVLQSGGKSTNVLQTSDCNLGAGWYYDDPTDPSKILLCPSVCANLKQDFTASLQILMGCKTQVVR
- a CDS encoding adenylate/guanylate cyclase domain-containing protein; this encodes MSDEAKLRAAIQALEAQRLSLGNTVVDTATAGLREKLAQLGSLSGDTRQLVSVLFADVSGFTKLSERLDPEEVQALLKKVWAELDAVILSRRGHIDKHIGDAVMAVWGLSGARARDAEDAVRAGLELQRQLGALCRREGLELAMRVGINSGPTSVSRVASTGEWNVIGDTVNVASRLEHAAALGAVLIGNDTAAQVADAFELEPQPPLTVKGKQEPLTTFVVKAPRAASVRLPSHTLTGVGAPFVGRAAELGELLTLYQRARAGETLATCICAEGGVGKSRLLAEATRLIRLQADPILLVEHACEAEGEQRPFGLLAGLIRNLAGRGGDEPVRGFARLLERYLGADVAGEAQEFIAYVLGFGAATSALQRLERDPRQIRGRAEVLLLRLFEALCAERTLVLLVEELQRADGMSLTFLARLRERAKGLLLLATARPDLWQRPDADLSWWRRFDLAPLGRSDTHQLAQSLLGAAAELPGWVADFLVERSGGNPFFCEELLRALLERGVVRVDEQGAWRASERPASFSLPPRLAPLVLERLGHVSTAARVLLERVAIVGPRAERARVVALLDGPPDDSALDELRQANLLRFADGPADAELGFVHSLTWEVTYEYTLLETRRSLHGRLADRLAQDANAPPQEVAHHYRAARRSGEAAEFYARAGERARRADSVALATRFFGLALELNGGSRGIELRAHEGLGELEMRSARYENAVASYRAMLGAAAAEASPLAQARAHNGLSWALAQASKPTEAALAAEQAAEIAGSTFDTARDDARRQAAALELANAWHNLSWAAVLVADADQALAAAEEGLAVAEQAGAEREQALCLNLIGVVHYHLLDRYAEGARYLEQALERYRAMPDRWGIACQLNNLGDLARLRGDPAAAVGLLEEALEMTRAIGHTSQELVVLTTLGATHNALGQCEQAVRVLRQALSLATVGEPFTRGSCLASLCDALAVLGQGEEAARAGCEALQIAGQDTTVFRGEALRALGRALASTGQPVECAGRQWDAEACFAGSVAVFHELGQTEQRAESCRRWAEFERARGERARADELIAEASRARDSE
- a CDS encoding PE-PGRS family protein, with product MATRGLAASLLLVCLSVFSVACAGGGDADTAPVGTGGSGAFDAGGGSATGGTSGSGGFGATGGASGASGASGASGASGASGAAGNDAGLGGSGGQGGADAGPCSTGCPANMWDIDKNPLTGTCGCEYSCTKKGNADPIDPNYDDDNCDGGDGLVEQCVYVSSVSGDDTNGDGTRDKPLKTIMGGIAYAKSKSVPAVCVSGNQYNENVVVESGISVYGGFDENDANFKFRRSAAATTRVNATGTVFHAPQVDKETHIEGIKITAGTDINTPGSSTYGVRMGSGTSTLYVRYNEISAGPGVDGKAGDDGTPHAQAQAPTGNKGDEGCDGCTGTGQGGPQPSCAEPGGKGGNGGYNNGDGAKGDPGSGGAVGGTAGPSSKQCATVSTAGGEGGEGASGSSGNSGTGGANIGVVSINGYVPASGTSGTNGTNGKGGGGGGGGGGGSECIAYINGICVPTCNADRAGGGGSGGCGGLGGLKGAGGGGGGGSFGVFASAGTMIVTGNTIDSKNGGTGGKGGNGANGQTGGASGPKGSGRDDSADGGPGGKGGNAGAGGPGGGGGGGPSACVGYASAVSLTASGNTCVTGSPGFGGNGGTNTQGSTAGAGQTGKNGVTLQL
- a CDS encoding DUF1552 domain-containing protein; translated protein: MNKTSRRAVLRGLGGFCVALPFLELFAPRRATAASPSAPQRYMIAFGGTSIGMESRDFVVPTSEGPLAGNLTRGLGPLGDHGVDDVTSIVSGMKIPWGSGANIPSAGRAVRWHSMSVNPMLTGMKSPDDDDEKLQGPTSDWSLSELLAGPTAATRPVLSYRVQAAYYRGSNGTGGNRGLMSARMNGGNLERITPQFSPQVAYQDLFSGFIPPDPAEAEKAKRLLNRRKSVIDLVSADAERLTKRLGAADRIRMQQHFDELRGLEKRLEAVPLPDGSACKVLPDPGSDPAVGGAVENGDTGGYAGNGAWSDEELRAQVMVDLIHMAFVCDLSRVASLMFTFSQCFLNMNPVFGYPSDLHELGHYSVGGGDKGANAVADGVAWHVKHFARLAQKLRDSQDVDGRSILDNTAMILCFEGGWGYDPEQDRQGTTHSSENMIMIATGKGGGLNASGGKHIRAQNEHPAKVLTTVMQALGGPSTLGQVSGTIPGLVG